In Firmicutes bacterium ASF500, a single genomic region encodes these proteins:
- the virD4_1 gene encoding Protein VirD4, which produces MKNQSDNSYSKWLFLALPVLWIGAGLASGYEDGMTAFEVLGKFSEWADHPFLLRWTPYTLKFMLGALVVYAFAVVLYISGKQNRRPGEEHGSARWGNPRQLDRKYRDKDPKRNAILTQNLRMSLNSRQHFRNLLQIVVGGSGAGKTRYIVKPNIYEANASYIATDPKGELARDSIPLLLREGYTIKVFDLVDPDRSDCYNPFHYIRNDADVLKLIANFIRNTTPKNAHSSDPFWEKSETALDSALMLYLLHEAPPEDQNMEMMLTMLEYGAAKEGDGDHVSALDLLFQALEEENPNHIAVRQYKVFKQAPSETAMSILISAAVRLAPFSLPEIQRITSRDEMELGKLGERKQAIFCIIPDSNDVSLNFLVGMLYSQAFQELYFQADKVHGGSLPIPVRLMFDEFANVSLPDGYARLQATMRSRNVMATIILQNISQLKALFKDDWEGIIGNADAFIYLGGNEQSTHKYVSELLGKETIQTQTSSQSKGRNGSYSQNFQQAGRELLTPDEVRMLDNKKAIVLIRGEAPVIDDKYDLMKHPAIKFTADGGAAAYIHSPVCLYDVGDLDFSFTSLDDVEIIE; this is translated from the coding sequence GTGAAAAATCAATCGGACAACAGCTATTCCAAGTGGCTCTTCCTCGCCCTGCCCGTGCTGTGGATCGGCGCGGGGCTGGCCTCCGGCTATGAGGACGGCATGACGGCATTTGAAGTGCTGGGTAAGTTTTCCGAGTGGGCCGACCACCCGTTTCTGCTCCGCTGGACGCCCTATACTCTTAAATTTATGCTGGGGGCGCTGGTGGTGTATGCCTTTGCTGTGGTGCTGTACATTTCCGGTAAGCAGAACCGCCGCCCCGGAGAGGAACACGGCAGCGCCCGCTGGGGAAATCCCCGCCAGCTTGACCGCAAGTATCGGGACAAAGACCCCAAGCGCAACGCCATCCTCACGCAGAACCTGCGGATGAGCTTAAACAGCCGCCAGCACTTCCGCAACCTCCTGCAAATCGTGGTGGGCGGCTCCGGCGCGGGCAAGACCCGCTACATCGTGAAGCCCAACATTTACGAGGCCAACGCATCGTATATAGCGACTGACCCGAAAGGGGAACTTGCCCGCGACTCCATCCCCCTGCTGCTCCGGGAGGGGTACACGATCAAGGTTTTCGACCTCGTTGACCCGGACCGCTCCGACTGCTATAACCCCTTCCACTACATCCGCAACGACGCGGATGTGCTGAAGCTGATCGCCAATTTCATCCGCAACACCACCCCGAAAAACGCCCATTCCAGTGACCCGTTTTGGGAGAAAAGCGAAACCGCCCTGGACAGCGCCCTCATGCTCTATCTGCTCCACGAGGCCCCGCCGGAGGATCAGAACATGGAGATGATGCTGACCATGCTGGAGTACGGCGCGGCAAAGGAGGGGGACGGCGACCATGTTTCAGCCCTTGACCTGCTCTTTCAGGCGTTGGAGGAAGAAAACCCCAACCACATCGCCGTGCGGCAATACAAAGTGTTCAAGCAGGCCCCCAGCGAAACAGCCATGAGCATCTTGATCAGCGCCGCCGTGCGCCTCGCTCCCTTTTCCCTGCCGGAGATACAGCGCATCACCAGCCGGGACGAGATGGAGTTGGGCAAGCTGGGGGAACGGAAACAGGCCATTTTCTGCATTATCCCGGACAGCAACGATGTAAGCCTCAATTTCCTTGTCGGTATGCTCTATTCCCAGGCGTTCCAGGAGCTTTACTTTCAAGCCGACAAGGTACACGGCGGCAGTCTGCCCATTCCCGTCCGGCTCATGTTCGACGAATTTGCCAATGTGTCACTGCCGGACGGCTACGCCCGACTTCAGGCCACCATGCGCTCCCGCAACGTGATGGCCACCATTATACTGCAAAACATTTCCCAGCTCAAGGCCCTTTTCAAAGATGACTGGGAGGGTATCATCGGCAACGCGGATGCCTTTATCTATTTGGGCGGGAACGAGCAAAGTACGCACAAATATGTGTCTGAGCTGCTGGGCAAGGAGACGATCCAGACCCAAACCAGCAGCCAGAGCAAGGGGCGCAACGGATCGTACAGTCAGAATTTTCAACAGGCCGGGCGCGAACTCTTAACGCCAGATGAAGTGCGGATGCTGGACAACAAAAAGGCCATTGTCCTCATTCGCGGCGAAGCCCCGGTCATTGACGACAAATACGATCTGATGAAGCACCCCGCAATCAAGTTTACGGCTGACGGGGGCGCAGCCGCTTATATACACAGTCCAGTTTGCCTTTACGACGTGGGCGACCTGGACTTTTCCTTTACGTCGCTGGACGATGTAGAAATCATCGAATGA